In uncultured Bacteroides sp., one genomic interval encodes:
- the trxB gene encoding thioredoxin-disulfide reductase, whose protein sequence is MENIEKTRCLIIGSGPAGYTAAIYAGRSNLSPILYEGLQPGGQLTTTTEVENFPGYPDGVDGSQLMDDLKRQAARFGADIRSGLATAADLSKAPYKITIEGEKVIEADTIIIATGATAKYLGLEDEKKYAGMGVSACATCDGFFYRKKVVAVVGGGDTACEEAIYLAGLAKKVYLIVRKPFLRASKIMQERVLNHEKIDVLFEHNTLGLFGENGVEGAHVVKHMGEADEERYDIAIDGFFLAIGHKPNSEIFAPYLDTDPVGYIITEGDTPRTKVPGVFAAGDVADPVYRQATTAAGSGCKAAIEAERYLAEHKL, encoded by the coding sequence ATGGAAAATATAGAAAAAACAAGATGCCTGATTATCGGTTCAGGACCGGCAGGATATACAGCTGCAATTTATGCTGGAAGATCAAACTTATCTCCTATCCTATATGAAGGATTACAACCTGGAGGACAGTTAACAACCACAACTGAAGTTGAAAACTTCCCTGGTTATCCGGATGGAGTAGATGGCAGTCAGCTTATGGATGACTTAAAAAGACAAGCTGCTCGTTTCGGTGCCGACATCAGAAGTGGGCTGGCTACTGCTGCCGACCTCAGCAAAGCTCCTTACAAGATTACAATTGAAGGTGAAAAAGTTATCGAAGCAGATACCATAATTATTGCTACCGGTGCTACAGCTAAATACCTGGGACTGGAAGATGAAAAGAAATATGCCGGAATGGGTGTTAGCGCATGTGCTACATGTGACGGATTCTTTTACCGAAAAAAAGTAGTTGCAGTAGTAGGCGGTGGCGATACAGCCTGCGAGGAAGCTATTTATTTAGCTGGATTGGCAAAGAAAGTATACCTGATAGTTCGTAAGCCATTCCTTAGAGCATCTAAAATTATGCAGGAACGTGTATTAAATCACGAGAAAATAGACGTTCTGTTCGAACATAACACTTTAGGTCTCTTCGGAGAAAACGGAGTAGAAGGTGCACATGTTGTAAAACACATGGGAGAAGCTGACGAAGAACGTTATGACATAGCCATCGACGGTTTCTTTTTAGCAATAGGCCACAAGCCAAACTCTGAAATATTCGCTCCTTATCTTGATACTGATCCTGTTGGATACATTATTACAGAAGGCGATACTCCGCGTACTAAAGTTCCAGGAGTATTCGCAGCCGGCGATGTAGCCGATCCTGTTTACCGACAAGCTACAACAGCCGCCGGAAGCGGATGTAAAGCTGCGATTGAAGCAGAGCGTTATTTAGCTGAGCACAAATTATAA
- a CDS encoding 3'-5' exonuclease → MIVKRTITKDDISEMPKAIFEGKIIMICTEKDAERAIEFLNKYAVLGIDSETKPSFVKGKSHKVSLLQVATDTHCFLFRLNLIGFPKVLIDLLENPSIVKVGLSLKDDFLALHRRVSFKQQNCIELQEFVKPFGIQDKSLQKIYAILFGQKISKSQRLSNWEAETLSPSQQLYAATDAWTCLKIYSLLQELHQTGDYVKEEIVEPVIEEKEK, encoded by the coding sequence ATGATTGTAAAAAGAACTATAACAAAAGACGATATCTCAGAAATGCCGAAAGCAATTTTCGAAGGCAAAATTATAATGATTTGTACTGAAAAAGATGCTGAGCGTGCTATTGAATTTTTAAATAAGTATGCTGTACTGGGAATTGACAGCGAAACAAAGCCGTCTTTTGTTAAGGGAAAATCACATAAAGTCTCTTTGCTGCAGGTTGCTACAGATACTCATTGCTTCCTGTTTCGCTTAAACCTGATAGGATTTCCTAAAGTACTGATTGATTTGCTGGAGAATCCTTCAATTGTAAAAGTCGGACTCTCGTTGAAGGACGATTTTCTGGCTTTGCATCGCAGAGTCTCTTTTAAACAGCAAAATTGTATCGAGTTGCAGGAATTTGTTAAACCATTCGGTATTCAGGATAAGAGTCTGCAAAAAATATATGCTATCCTTTTTGGTCAGAAAATATCTAAATCGCAACGCCTGTCTAATTGGGAGGCCGAAACATTAAGTCCGTCACAGCAGTTATATGCTGCTACAGACGCATGGACATGTCTCAAGATTTATAGCTTGTTGCAAGAGTTGCATCAAACGGGTGATTATGTAAAAGAGGAGATAGTAGAACCGGTAATTGAAGAAAAAGAAAAATAA
- a CDS encoding DNA translocase FtsK 4TM domain-containing protein, producing the protein MAKKKTDKSPAMEPASTNNLTKTFHNETFHFIIGLMMVIFSVYLLLAFTSFFFTGAADQSILDNPNPDQLSSINNHIRNYAGSRGAQMANFLINECFGVSSYFMLLFLAIVGMKLMRVRNFRVWKWFIGCSLLLIWFSVFFGFVFMDNYKDSFIYLGGLHGYNVSNWLVSQIGVPGISLLLLATALCFLIYLSTQTIIYIRRALQLNFRKKKEKEEALAAEDDTLEFTNPEPKTVNFKLDRSFEQKTVSKPIEAITPAPVEEAPVEDWVKSNIVNEEEIEYPEPIEENEEEPEDKEPEFKIESTKSSDDETYDASILGKYNPTLDLENYRHPGLDLMKRYDNNEPAINMEEQTANKDKIISTLRSFGIEISSIKATVGSTVTLYEITPEAGVRISKIRGLEDDIALSLSALGIRIIAPIPGKGTIGIEVPNSNPKIVSMHSIISSRKFQESTFELPIAFGKTITNEIFMVDLCKMPHVLVAGATGQGKSVGLNAIITSLLYKKHPAELKFVLIDPKKVEFSIYSTVEKHFLAKLPDGEEAIITDFTKVVHTLNSLCIEMDTRYDLLKKAHTRNIKEYNEKFINRRLNPEKGHKFMPYIVVIIDEFGDLIMTAGKEVELPIARIAQLARAVGIHMIIATQRPTTNIITGTIKANFPARVAFRVSSMMDSRTILDRPGANQLIGRGDMLFLQGSDPVRVQCAFVDTPEVEKITDYISRQQGYTTAFYLPEYVGEESESTVGDVDMNRLDPMFDDAARLVVIHQQGSTSLIQRKFSIGYNRAGRIMDQLEKAGIVGPSEGSKARQVMCIDETDLEMRLGNLRQ; encoded by the coding sequence ATGGCAAAGAAAAAAACAGATAAGAGTCCGGCAATGGAGCCCGCTTCCACCAATAATTTAACAAAAACCTTTCATAATGAGACTTTTCATTTTATTATTGGCTTAATGATGGTGATTTTTTCAGTCTATTTACTACTGGCTTTTACTTCCTTCTTTTTTACCGGAGCAGCCGATCAAAGTATTTTGGACAATCCTAATCCAGACCAGTTATCGTCGATTAATAATCACATAAGAAATTATGCAGGTTCAAGAGGTGCTCAGATGGCAAATTTCTTAATTAATGAATGCTTTGGAGTCTCATCTTACTTTATGCTGTTATTTCTGGCTATTGTTGGTATGAAATTGATGCGAGTACGTAATTTCCGTGTTTGGAAATGGTTTATTGGCTGTTCTCTGCTACTTATCTGGTTTTCAGTATTCTTTGGATTTGTATTCATGGACAACTATAAAGATAGCTTTATTTACCTTGGAGGATTACATGGATACAACGTTAGCAATTGGCTGGTTTCACAAATAGGTGTCCCAGGCATATCTTTGCTTCTTTTAGCTACTGCTCTTTGCTTTCTTATTTATCTGAGCACACAGACTATTATCTATATCAGACGCGCACTTCAACTTAATTTCAGAAAGAAAAAAGAGAAAGAAGAAGCTTTAGCTGCAGAAGACGACACACTGGAATTCACCAATCCTGAGCCTAAGACTGTAAACTTCAAACTAGACCGCAGTTTTGAACAAAAAACAGTATCTAAACCTATAGAAGCTATAACTCCTGCTCCTGTTGAAGAAGCACCTGTAGAGGATTGGGTAAAATCAAACATAGTAAATGAAGAGGAAATAGAATATCCTGAGCCTATAGAAGAAAATGAGGAGGAACCCGAAGACAAAGAACCGGAATTCAAAATAGAATCTACAAAATCCAGTGATGATGAAACTTATGATGCCTCTATTTTAGGAAAGTATAATCCTACACTCGATTTGGAAAACTACCGTCATCCGGGTCTGGACTTGATGAAAAGGTATGATAACAATGAGCCTGCCATTAACATGGAAGAACAGACTGCCAACAAAGATAAAATTATCAGCACGTTAAGAAGTTTTGGTATTGAAATAAGTTCAATTAAAGCGACTGTAGGTTCTACTGTTACTTTATACGAAATCACTCCTGAAGCCGGCGTACGTATTTCCAAAATTCGCGGGTTGGAAGATGATATCGCTCTTAGTCTTTCTGCTTTAGGTATTCGTATCATTGCGCCTATTCCGGGAAAAGGAACTATTGGTATTGAAGTTCCAAACTCCAATCCAAAGATTGTATCCATGCATTCAATCATTTCATCCAGGAAGTTCCAGGAATCCACATTCGAACTACCTATCGCATTTGGCAAGACCATTACCAATGAGATTTTCATGGTAGATCTTTGTAAGATGCCTCACGTACTTGTGGCCGGAGCTACCGGACAGGGTAAATCTGTGGGATTAAATGCAATTATCACATCATTACTCTATAAGAAGCATCCTGCTGAACTGAAATTTGTTTTGATTGACCCTAAGAAAGTAGAATTTAGTATTTACTCAACTGTAGAGAAACATTTTCTGGCAAAGTTACCTGATGGCGAAGAAGCTATTATTACAGACTTTACCAAGGTTGTACATACGCTGAATTCTCTTTGTATTGAGATGGATACCCGCTATGACTTACTTAAAAAAGCTCACACACGTAACATTAAGGAATATAACGAGAAGTTTATTAATCGTAGACTGAATCCGGAAAAGGGACATAAGTTTATGCCATATATTGTAGTGATTATAGATGAGTTTGGTGACTTGATTATGACTGCCGGAAAAGAAGTAGAGCTACCAATTGCACGTATTGCACAGTTGGCACGTGCCGTAGGTATTCACATGATTATTGCAACTCAACGTCCAACCACCAATATTATCACGGGAACAATTAAAGCCAACTTCCCTGCACGTGTTGCTTTCCGAGTTTCATCAATGATGGACTCACGTACCATTCTCGACCGTCCGGGAGCTAATCAGCTGATTGGTCGCGGGGACATGCTTTTCTTACAAGGAAGTGATCCGGTTCGTGTACAATGTGCATTCGTTGATACTCCTGAAGTTGAAAAAATCACGGATTATATTTCTCGTCAGCAAGGATACACTACAGCATTCTACTTACCAGAATATGTAGGAGAAGAGAGTGAAAGTACTGTTGGAGATGTTGATATGAACCGTCTCGATCCAATGTTCGATGATGCAGCCCGATTGGTTGTTATTCACCAGCAAGGTTCTACCTCACTCATACAACGAAAATTCTCTATCGGATATAATCGTGCCGGCAGAATAATGGATCAATTGGAGAAAGCTGGAATTGTTGGTCCGTCAGAAGGAAGTAAAGCCCGCCAGGTTATGTGTATAGACGAAACTGATTTGGAAATGCGATTGGGTAATCTGAGACAATAA
- a CDS encoding LolA-like putative outer membrane lipoprotein chaperone, which produces MKKYIITLLISALILPCFAQKDAQAKKILDQTSAAFAKAGGIKATFRIKSGGNQINGVLQLKNKKFFLDTNDATTWFDGKTQWSYLKHSEEVNISLPTEDELQSMNPYALLNIYKNGYNYKLNGVVGNNYKITLTPENKKKAFSRIVLLISKSNYQPQHITLEQPNNNSVITITSYKTKQSYSDSLFQFNKKKYPNAEIIDLR; this is translated from the coding sequence ATGAAAAAGTATATCATTACATTGCTTATTAGTGCTTTGATCTTGCCTTGCTTTGCGCAAAAAGATGCACAAGCTAAAAAGATTCTGGATCAAACATCTGCTGCTTTTGCCAAAGCAGGAGGTATAAAAGCTACTTTCAGAATTAAATCCGGAGGTAATCAAATAAATGGTGTACTGCAGCTAAAAAATAAAAAGTTCTTTTTAGACACAAATGATGCAACAACCTGGTTTGATGGAAAAACTCAATGGAGCTATCTAAAGCATAGTGAAGAAGTAAACATCAGCTTACCTACTGAAGATGAGTTGCAAAGCATGAATCCTTATGCCTTACTTAATATTTATAAAAATGGATATAATTATAAATTAAATGGCGTAGTAGGGAACAATTACAAAATTACTCTGACTCCGGAAAATAAGAAAAAAGCATTTTCACGTATTGTCCTGTTAATCTCAAAAAGTAATTATCAACCTCAGCATATTACTTTAGAACAGCCTAACAACAATAGTGTGATTACTATTACAAGCTATAAAACGAAACAATCATATTCTGACTCTTTGTTTCAGTTTAATAAAAAGAAATATCCAAATGCAGAAATTATTGACTTAAGATAA
- a CDS encoding insulinase family protein, with translation MRSLFKNLFTASLLLCASTTFAQQQMPPIPIDKNVRIGKLENGLTYYIRKNTTNEKRADFYIAQKVGSILEEPQQRGLAHFLEHMAFNGSKNFPGTDKGLGIVPWCESVGIKFGANLNAYTSIDQTVYNISNAPVTREGILDSCLLILHDWSNDLLLTDKEIDKERGVIHEEWRSRMSAMQRLQEKALPIMYAGTKYADCMPIGTMDVVDNFKYQILRDYYEKWYRPDLQGLVIVGDIDVDAVEAKIKKIFSDIPKPVNPALRTYFPVNDNKEPIVVIEKDKEQTNMQILLFNKHDVYPDSLKNNMQYLFFDYAKNMIGNMLNARLNELTQSATPPFVYGYTYDGSFFVSKTKDAFTGVAVCKEDGVENALSTLLREIERAHRFGFTESEYVRARAEYLRNLESEYNERDKKKNEDYINSYVNNFTDNEPIPSIDDNFALMNKIAPNLPVAMINEVMKSFVSDTNQVVAIFGPDKEGLVYPAKDKILSILKNVKAENITAYVDKVSNEPLIPVAPKAGKIISTKENTNFGTTTLTLSNGVKVIVKKTDFKADEIQMKGVSLGGNSLMPNSEIINIKSLNDVVELGGLGNFSAVNLQKVLAGKKASVSSSVGTNTEGVNGSCSPKDLETMLQLTYLTFTAPRMDADAFASYKTRMKASLQNSEANPMVAFSDSVTYGMYGNHPRTIRIKADMIDKIDYQKCMDLYKDRFKDASDFTFILVGNVDLEKAKPLIEQYLGSLPSINRKETFKDTKMYTRKGQYKNEFKKIQQTAKASVFTFYNGSCKYTSQNDIMMSMLSQILDIVYTEKIREQEGGTYGVSVYGNTAKYPKEESSLQIVFQTDPAKKDKLIKIVFEETDNIAKVGPSETNLAKVKEYMLKKYKENIKENSYWAGCIDEYLYTGLDMDANYEAIVNKITISDLQKFAKSMFSQKNQVEVTMTSPEAK, from the coding sequence ATGAGATCTCTATTTAAAAATTTATTCACGGCATCTCTATTACTTTGTGCAAGTACAACTTTTGCGCAACAGCAAATGCCACCAATACCTATCGATAAAAATGTAAGAATAGGTAAGTTAGAAAACGGATTAACTTATTATATCCGTAAAAACACAACAAATGAAAAAAGAGCTGATTTCTACATAGCACAGAAAGTTGGCTCTATTCTTGAAGAACCACAACAAAGAGGTTTAGCACACTTCCTGGAGCACATGGCTTTCAATGGTTCAAAGAATTTTCCAGGAACAGATAAAGGCTTAGGCATTGTTCCATGGTGTGAAAGTGTAGGTATAAAATTCGGAGCTAATCTTAATGCTTATACAAGTATTGATCAAACCGTATATAATATTTCCAATGCTCCTGTTACTCGCGAAGGAATATTAGATTCATGTTTGCTTATTTTACACGATTGGTCAAATGACTTGTTATTAACAGACAAAGAAATTGATAAAGAACGTGGCGTTATCCACGAAGAATGGCGTTCACGAATGAGTGCCATGCAACGTTTACAGGAAAAAGCACTGCCTATAATGTACGCAGGTACTAAATACGCAGACTGCATGCCTATTGGAACAATGGATGTAGTTGATAATTTTAAATATCAAATACTCCGTGATTATTACGAAAAATGGTACCGCCCGGATTTGCAAGGTTTAGTTATTGTAGGAGATATTGATGTAGATGCTGTTGAAGCTAAAATCAAGAAAATATTCAGCGATATTCCTAAACCGGTAAATCCAGCATTGCGTACTTACTTCCCGGTTAATGACAATAAAGAACCTATTGTTGTAATTGAGAAAGACAAAGAGCAAACCAATATGCAGATTTTGCTTTTCAACAAACACGATGTATATCCTGATTCTTTAAAGAACAATATGCAATACCTGTTTTTTGATTACGCAAAAAATATGATTGGTAATATGTTGAATGCCCGTTTAAACGAGCTTACTCAATCTGCAACCCCTCCATTTGTTTATGGATACACATACGATGGCAGCTTCTTTGTTTCAAAAACAAAAGATGCTTTTACAGGTGTTGCAGTATGCAAAGAAGATGGAGTTGAGAATGCATTAAGCACCCTTCTTCGCGAAATAGAACGTGCTCATCGTTTTGGCTTCACTGAATCAGAATATGTACGCGCACGTGCTGAATATCTTAGAAATCTTGAATCAGAATATAACGAACGTGATAAAAAGAAGAACGAAGACTATATAAATAGCTACGTTAACAATTTCACAGATAACGAACCTATTCCAAGCATTGATGACAATTTTGCTCTTATGAACAAAATAGCTCCAAATTTGCCGGTAGCCATGATTAATGAGGTTATGAAATCATTCGTTTCTGACACCAACCAGGTTGTAGCAATCTTTGGTCCTGATAAAGAAGGATTAGTATATCCTGCTAAAGATAAAATTCTATCTATTCTTAAAAACGTAAAAGCAGAAAATATTACTGCATACGTAGATAAAGTATCTAACGAGCCACTTATTCCGGTAGCTCCAAAAGCTGGTAAGATTATTTCTACAAAAGAAAATACTAACTTTGGTACAACTACACTTACATTATCAAATGGTGTGAAGGTTATCGTTAAGAAGACAGATTTCAAAGCTGATGAAATTCAGATGAAAGGTGTTAGTTTAGGTGGTAATTCATTAATGCCAAACTCTGAGATTATTAATATCAAATCACTTAATGATGTAGTTGAGTTAGGAGGACTAGGAAATTTCAGTGCAGTTAACCTACAGAAAGTTTTAGCAGGTAAAAAAGCTTCAGTAAGCTCTTCTGTTGGAACAAATACAGAAGGTGTTAACGGTAGCTGTTCTCCTAAAGATCTGGAAACTATGTTACAGCTTACTTATCTTACATTTACTGCTCCAAGAATGGATGCTGATGCATTTGCTTCTTACAAAACCCGTATGAAAGCCTCTTTACAGAACAGTGAAGCAAACCCAATGGTAGCTTTCAGTGATTCTGTTACATACGGTATGTACGGTAACCACCCAAGAACAATACGTATTAAGGCTGATATGATTGATAAAATTGATTATCAGAAATGTATGGACTTATACAAAGACCGCTTTAAAGATGCAAGCGATTTCACCTTTATTCTAGTTGGTAACGTAGATCTTGAAAAAGCGAAACCATTAATAGAACAATATCTTGGTTCACTCCCATCTATAAACAGAAAAGAGACATTCAAAGATACAAAGATGTATACGCGTAAAGGTCAATACAAAAATGAATTCAAGAAGATACAGCAAACTGCTAAAGCTTCTGTATTTACATTCTATAATGGAAGCTGCAAATACACATCTCAGAATGATATCATGATGAGTATGCTCAGTCAGATTCTTGACATTGTTTATACTGAAAAGATCCGCGAACAAGAAGGTGGTACTTATGGTGTTAGTGTATATGGAAATACTGCTAAATACCCTAAAGAAGAAAGTTCTCTTCAAATTGTATTCCAAACAGATCCAGCTAAAAAGGATAAACTGATTAAGATTGTCTTTGAAGAAACAGACAACATTGC
- a CDS encoding class I SAM-dependent rRNA methyltransferase, with amino-acid sequence MAYKKVYLKSGKEESLKRFHPWIFSGAISRFEGEPEEGEIVDVYTSKKEFIALGHFQVGSIAVRVLSFKQEEVNHDFWVKKFEVAYDLRKGIGLAGNPTNNTYRLVHGEGDNLPGLIIDVYAKTAVMQAHSVGMHVYRMEIASALSQVMGDAIENIYYKSETTLPFKADLGQENGFIKGGSSDNIAQEYGLKFHVDWLKGQKTGFFVDQRENRALLERYAKDRSVLNMFCYTGGFSFYAMRGGANQVHSVDSSAKAIDLTNKNVELNFPGDARHTAYAEDAFKYLDRMGDQYDLIILDPPAFAKHRAALHNALQGYKKLNAKAFEKIKPGGILFTFSCSQVVTKDNFRTAVFTAAAMSGRSVKILHQLTQPADHPVNIYHPEGEYLKGLVLYVE; translated from the coding sequence ATGGCTTACAAAAAAGTTTATCTGAAATCGGGGAAAGAAGAATCGCTGAAGCGTTTCCATCCCTGGATTTTTTCAGGAGCAATTAGTCGCTTCGAGGGAGAACCGGAAGAGGGTGAAATTGTAGATGTGTATACTTCAAAAAAGGAGTTTATTGCTTTAGGACACTTCCAGGTGGGAAGTATTGCAGTAAGAGTCCTTTCTTTTAAACAAGAAGAGGTAAACCATGATTTCTGGGTTAAGAAATTTGAAGTTGCTTACGACTTACGAAAAGGTATAGGGCTGGCTGGTAATCCTACCAATAATACATACAGACTGGTTCATGGTGAGGGTGATAATCTTCCTGGGTTAATCATTGATGTTTATGCCAAAACAGCTGTTATGCAAGCTCATTCAGTAGGAATGCACGTTTACCGTATGGAAATAGCCAGTGCTCTTTCTCAAGTAATGGGAGATGCGATTGAAAATATATATTATAAGTCGGAAACAACATTACCTTTCAAAGCTGATTTAGGACAAGAAAATGGTTTTATTAAAGGTGGTAGCTCCGATAATATTGCTCAGGAATATGGATTGAAATTCCATGTAGACTGGCTGAAAGGACAGAAAACCGGATTCTTTGTTGACCAAAGAGAAAACCGTGCTTTGTTAGAGAGGTATGCAAAAGACCGTTCTGTGCTCAATATGTTTTGCTATACAGGTGGTTTTTCTTTTTATGCAATGCGTGGAGGTGCCAATCAGGTTCATTCAGTAGATAGTTCTGCTAAAGCAATTGACTTGACTAATAAAAATGTGGAGCTTAATTTCCCCGGAGATGCCCGTCATACAGCTTATGCCGAAGACGCGTTTAAGTATCTGGATAGAATGGGAGATCAGTATGATTTGATTATTCTCGATCCTCCGGCATTTGCAAAACATAGAGCAGCGCTTCATAATGCTTTGCAAGGATACAAAAAATTAAATGCCAAAGCTTTCGAGAAAATTAAACCGGGCGGCATATTGTTTACATTCTCTTGTTCGCAGGTTGTAACAAAAGACAATTTCCGTACAGCGGTATTTACAGCGGCGGCAATGTCAGGTAGAAGTGTGAAGATCTTGCATCAGTTGACACAGCCTGCAGATCATCCGGTAAATATTTATCACCCTGAGGGAGAATACCTGAAAGGGTTAGTATTATATGTAGAATAA
- a CDS encoding DUF5063 domain-containing protein, with translation MENNHQVIFSRDVVEFVTVAAELCAYLERAESAKRSSFVDTTLKILPLLYLKASLLPECEMVGDEAPETYVTEEIYELMRMNVAYVLREKDDYLEVFLPEMAYSDTPIKKCISEDLADIYQDLKDFIFVFQLGYNETMHDSLAICKEHFALYWGQKLVNTLRALHDVKYNADNKDEAEDEIDDDEKLNEVL, from the coding sequence ATGGAAAATAATCATCAAGTGATATTCAGCAGAGATGTTGTAGAATTTGTAACAGTGGCAGCTGAACTTTGTGCTTATCTGGAACGTGCGGAAAGTGCAAAGCGAAGTTCTTTTGTTGATACCACTCTAAAAATATTGCCATTGCTTTATCTTAAAGCATCATTATTGCCCGAATGTGAAATGGTTGGAGATGAAGCTCCGGAGACATATGTTACTGAGGAAATTTATGAATTGATGCGTATGAATGTAGCTTATGTATTAAGGGAAAAGGATGACTATCTTGAAGTCTTTCTTCCTGAAATGGCTTATAGCGACACTCCTATAAAAAAATGCATATCAGAGGATTTAGCTGATATTTATCAGGACTTGAAGGATTTTATTTTTGTTTTTCAATTGGGATATAATGAAACAATGCATGACTCATTGGCTATTTGCAAAGAACATTTTGCTTTATATTGGGGACAAAAATTAGTTAATACTTTGAGAGCCTTGCACGATGTGAAGTATAATGCTGATAATAAAGATGAAGCTGAAGACGAAATTGATGATGATGAAAAGTTGAACGAAGTATTATGA